One region of Lactobacillus johnsonii genomic DNA includes:
- a CDS encoding Mini-ribonuclease 3 yields the protein MLKPKILTEKNTNPDGLGPLTLAYLGDGVYEVYIRRHLVKGGIVKPQMLQRYATHYVSAKAQAALITKMQDLEMLDEDELAAFKRGRNAKSHTHAKNTSINTYKLSTGFEAMFGYLDLLGKKERVDELAKWCIDQVEQGGLDNYEFK from the coding sequence GTGCTTAAGCCGAAGATTTTAACAGAAAAAAATACTAATCCAGATGGGTTAGGTCCTCTTACTTTAGCTTATTTAGGGGATGGGGTATATGAGGTTTATATCAGACGCCACTTGGTTAAGGGTGGAATTGTAAAACCACAAATGCTTCAACGATATGCAACACATTATGTTTCCGCAAAAGCTCAAGCAGCATTAATTACTAAAATGCAAGACTTAGAAATGCTAGATGAAGATGAATTAGCAGCCTTCAAGAGAGGAAGAAATGCTAAAAGTCATACGCATGCAAAAAACACTTCAATTAACACTTACAAGCTCTCAACTGGATTTGAAGCGATGTTTGGATACTTAGATTTATTAGGTAAAAAAGAACGTGTTGATGAACTTGCAAAATGGTGCATTGACCAAGTAGAACAAGGAGGACTAGATAATTATGAGTTCAAATAA
- the secE gene encoding preprotein translocase subunit SecE, which translates to MFKFIKSVNQTMAKVSWPTWKQNRRDTGVVIISSILFGAYLGLLDLLFSYLTQMFL; encoded by the coding sequence ATGTTTAAGTTTATTAAGAGTGTTAACCAAACTATGGCAAAAGTATCATGGCCAACATGGAAACAAAATAGACGTGATACAGGTGTTGTAATCATCAGCTCAATTTTGTTTGGTGCTTACCTTGGTTTGCTAGATTTATTATTTAGCTACTTAACGCAAATGTTCTTATAA
- the rplK gene encoding 50S ribosomal protein L11 produces the protein MAKKVINVVKLQIPAGAATPAPPVGPALGQAGINIVGFTKDFNARTADQKGMIIPVVITVYEDRSFEFITKTPPAAVLLKKAAKVDKGSGEPNTKKVAKVTKDQVKEIAETKMKDLNAADIEAAMRMIEGTARSMGFTVED, from the coding sequence GTGGCAAAGAAAGTTATTAACGTAGTTAAACTGCAAATTCCTGCTGGTGCAGCAACTCCTGCACCTCCAGTTGGTCCTGCATTGGGTCAAGCTGGAATCAACATCGTTGGTTTCACTAAGGACTTCAACGCACGTACTGCTGATCAAAAGGGTATGATTATCCCTGTAGTTATTACTGTATATGAAGATCGTTCATTCGAATTCATTACTAAGACTCCACCAGCTGCTGTTCTTTTGAAGAAGGCTGCTAAAGTGGACAAGGGTTCTGGTGAACCTAACACTAAGAAGGTTGCTAAGGTAACTAAGGACCAAGTTAAGGAAATTGCCGAAACCAAGATGAAAGATCTAAACGCTGCAGATATTGAAGCTGCTATGCGCATGATTGAAGGTACTGCTAGAAGCATGGGCTTCACTGTAGAAGACTAG
- a CDS encoding MFS transporter: MNKKKENSHFFAWWVFIASCLISLVGFGLIVNTIGLFFEPISKSFHVGRASVALMTTLQNAAAAITLLFAGKIMTKLNLRWLLTFCFAVIGVSMLSLSVAQSLTHFYIAWIIIGICQPIAITLSIPVLLGNWFNEKLGTVMGIALGVSAFGGTIFNPIIGNIITNFGWRGGFICEGLLILGILVPSAFFLREKPNQKHQAYGKVKNIPEKVLETSGITLKAALKTPVFYALAFAMLALQFVSGSVQHISGHITSQGLPLTIGASVVSGVMLGAAAGKISIGFMLDRFNTRATLFIYSLFGLLGWSGEIFFKTSLPLIASAFILGLGQGVCLVALPYLIREEFGAKDYSTILSVINMTGAFAMSASVYLNGLLFDTTGSYNFGWAINATAFALSFVALFLTLKKQNASQPLEESID, encoded by the coding sequence GTGAATAAGAAAAAAGAAAATTCGCATTTTTTTGCCTGGTGGGTTTTTATTGCTTCCTGTTTAATTTCATTAGTAGGATTTGGATTAATTGTTAATACTATTGGTTTATTCTTTGAACCAATTAGTAAAAGCTTCCATGTTGGTCGAGCAAGCGTTGCCTTAATGACAACCTTGCAAAATGCTGCTGCCGCAATTACCTTGCTGTTTGCAGGTAAAATTATGACCAAGCTTAACTTGCGTTGGCTTTTAACTTTCTGTTTTGCTGTAATTGGAGTTTCCATGCTTAGCTTATCAGTAGCACAAAGTTTAACTCATTTTTATATTGCTTGGATCATTATTGGAATTTGCCAACCAATTGCTATTACTTTATCCATCCCTGTCTTATTAGGAAACTGGTTCAATGAAAAATTAGGAACTGTGATGGGAATTGCCCTTGGAGTTTCAGCCTTTGGTGGTACCATTTTTAACCCAATTATTGGTAACATCATTACCAACTTTGGATGGAGAGGTGGCTTCATCTGCGAAGGATTACTAATTCTCGGAATTTTAGTTCCTTCAGCATTCTTCTTAAGAGAAAAACCTAACCAAAAACACCAAGCATATGGCAAAGTGAAAAATATACCAGAAAAAGTTCTTGAAACTAGTGGTATTACCCTTAAGGCAGCTCTTAAGACTCCTGTCTTTTATGCTTTAGCATTTGCAATGCTTGCATTGCAATTTGTTTCTGGATCTGTGCAACATATTTCAGGTCATATTACCAGCCAAGGCCTCCCATTAACAATTGGTGCATCAGTAGTTTCTGGGGTAATGCTTGGAGCAGCAGCTGGTAAGATTTCTATCGGTTTTATGCTTGATCGTTTTAATACACGAGCTACTTTATTTATTTATTCTCTATTTGGCTTGTTAGGCTGGAGCGGCGAAATTTTCTTTAAGACTAGTCTCCCACTTATTGCCTCTGCCTTTATTTTAGGTTTGGGTCAAGGTGTGTGTTTAGTTGCTCTTCCTTACCTTATTCGAGAAGAATTCGGAGCTAAGGACTACAGTACAATTCTTTCAGTAATTAACATGACTGGTGCATTTGCAATGTCTGCATCTGTTTACTTGAACGGTCTTTTATTTGATACTACTGGTTCTTATAACTTCGGTTGGGCAATCAACGCAACTGCTTTTGCGCTCAGTTTTGTTGCTTTGTTCCTTACTCTCAAAAAGCAAAATGCCTCTCAACCATTAGAAGAAAGTATAGATTAA
- a CDS encoding 1-deoxy-D-xylulose-5-phosphate synthase, producing the protein MNKHPEFLLNKIKSPKDLKKLDLKELEQLASEIRTLILEKDAAKGGHLGPDLGIVEATIAYHYVFDAPKDKIVWDVSHQTYPHKMLTGRAYGWLDPDKYEDVTPYSNPEESPYDYFAVGHTSTSVALATGMARARDMLGEHENITALIGDGSLTGGLAFEGFNNAADEKHNLIIVVNDNQMSIDDNVGGVVTALKKLRESNGQTADNPFTAMGLDYKYVGQGNDLKAMIDAFKSIKDIDHPIVLHINTLKGKGYEPAIENEASHHWVLPFDLKTDKTTVPAPKTPNPTTVVLDFLKKHIENRENILAINAAIPGVFGLGEIKNKYPKNYKDVGIAEQESVAFAAGAVKEGITPVLFENSTFLQRAYDQLSHDVAANDLPVVMVVAGGGITGTSKTHLGIFDNAMVANWPNWEYLAPTTLNELKSMLEWAVKQRKHPIAIKSPVNSIPEGEPVDEDYSTIKYDVKPGSKVAIIGLGDFYQLGEKVVDLLKTENINATLINPKSAAHLDYDALAELQNDHELVVTLEDNSIDGGFGQKIASYYGPTKMMVKNYGAKKEYTDNKPKESIYKRDHLMPDQIVSDILEILK; encoded by the coding sequence ATGAACAAACATCCAGAATTTTTATTAAACAAGATTAAAAGTCCAAAAGATCTTAAAAAATTAGATCTAAAAGAACTAGAACAACTAGCTAGTGAAATTAGAACCTTGATCCTAGAAAAAGATGCTGCTAAAGGTGGCCACTTAGGACCTGACTTAGGAATTGTCGAAGCTACAATTGCCTACCATTATGTTTTCGATGCACCTAAAGATAAGATTGTTTGGGATGTTTCTCACCAAACTTATCCACACAAGATGTTAACTGGACGTGCTTATGGTTGGCTTGATCCCGATAAGTACGAGGATGTAACTCCTTATTCTAATCCTGAGGAAAGTCCATATGACTACTTTGCTGTTGGTCATACTTCAACTTCAGTTGCTTTAGCAACTGGAATGGCTAGAGCGCGTGATATGCTAGGAGAACATGAAAACATTACAGCTCTTATTGGGGATGGTTCTTTAACTGGTGGCTTAGCCTTTGAGGGCTTTAATAATGCGGCTGATGAAAAGCATAATTTAATTATTGTAGTAAATGACAATCAAATGTCGATTGACGATAATGTCGGCGGTGTTGTAACTGCTTTGAAGAAATTACGTGAATCAAATGGTCAAACAGCTGATAATCCATTTACTGCAATGGGACTAGATTATAAATATGTTGGTCAGGGAAATGATCTTAAAGCAATGATTGATGCCTTCAAATCAATTAAAGATATTGACCACCCAATTGTTTTACATATCAATACCCTTAAGGGTAAGGGATATGAGCCAGCTATTGAAAATGAAGCTAGTCACCACTGGGTATTGCCTTTTGATCTTAAGACGGACAAGACAACTGTACCAGCTCCAAAGACTCCTAATCCAACTACTGTAGTTTTGGATTTCTTAAAGAAACATATTGAAAATCGAGAAAACATCTTAGCCATCAATGCTGCTATCCCCGGCGTCTTTGGTTTAGGTGAGATTAAGAATAAGTATCCTAAGAATTATAAGGATGTAGGAATTGCTGAACAAGAGTCTGTTGCCTTTGCTGCAGGGGCTGTTAAAGAAGGAATTACCCCAGTCTTATTTGAAAACTCTACTTTCTTACAACGTGCTTATGATCAACTTTCTCACGATGTAGCAGCTAACGACTTACCAGTTGTAATGGTGGTAGCTGGCGGCGGAATTACTGGCACTTCTAAGACGCACTTAGGTATTTTTGATAACGCCATGGTCGCAAATTGGCCAAACTGGGAATACTTAGCTCCTACCACCTTGAATGAATTAAAATCAATGCTTGAATGGGCAGTTAAGCAAAGAAAGCATCCCATAGCAATTAAATCTCCAGTAAATTCAATTCCAGAAGGTGAACCAGTGGATGAAGACTATTCAACTATTAAGTATGATGTAAAGCCCGGTTCTAAGGTTGCCATCATTGGTTTAGGTGACTTTTATCAATTAGGTGAAAAGGTAGTTGATTTATTAAAGACAGAAAACATTAATGCCACTTTGATCAATCCAAAGTCTGCTGCTCACCTTGATTATGACGCATTAGCTGAACTTCAAAACGACCATGAATTAGTTGTTACTCTAGAAGACAACAGTATTGATGGTGGTTTTGGTCAAAAGATTGCTAGCTACTATGGTCCAACTAAGATGATGGTTAAGAATTATGGTGCTAAAAAGGAATACACTGATAATAAACCAAAAGAATCTATCTACAAGCGTGATCATTTAATGCCTGATCAAATTGTTAGTGATATTTTAGAAATTCTAAAATAA
- a CDS encoding polyprenyl synthetase family protein, producing the protein MAENSTHPLQNSLPEKRNNNKSNFTFWDNFPETQKDMIAINRIILKHVNTVPGLLGEALKYTFASPGKMLRPACVMLFGSFGPNASKKREELQKIATSIETLHNATLIHDDIIDESSMRHGRPSIQTKYGKHTAVYAGDYLFALSLTLLSENAQSLHSVIADGKTMQNILVGETEQYNNAYKITISEKEYLDQIKGKTGVLFGLACFIGAYESGLKVTKALKAKKFGEYLGQAFQLRDDILDYTTTSSTFKKPVLLDVKDGIYSGPLIFALQNDSTGRLHELVKLGKDLTKEQLQEIEKMVNDLDGVKRAQKLADKYTDKALRNLQKHWPNNKTRQQLEELTDILLKRSY; encoded by the coding sequence ATGGCAGAAAATTCAACTCATCCACTACAAAATTCACTTCCCGAAAAAAGAAACAATAACAAGAGCAATTTCACTTTTTGGGATAATTTTCCAGAAACTCAAAAAGATATGATTGCCATCAATCGTATTATTTTAAAACATGTAAACACTGTCCCGGGCTTACTCGGAGAAGCTTTAAAATATACTTTTGCTTCTCCTGGGAAAATGCTGCGTCCTGCTTGTGTAATGCTCTTTGGCTCTTTTGGACCAAACGCCAGCAAAAAACGCGAAGAACTACAAAAAATAGCAACCTCAATTGAGACTCTCCATAATGCTACTTTAATTCACGATGATATTATCGATGAATCGAGCATGCGCCATGGAAGACCCTCAATTCAAACAAAATATGGCAAGCATACCGCAGTTTACGCTGGCGACTATTTATTTGCTTTATCACTCACTCTTTTAAGTGAAAATGCTCAAAGTTTGCACAGCGTTATTGCAGATGGAAAAACCATGCAAAATATCCTAGTTGGTGAAACTGAGCAGTATAACAATGCATACAAGATTACTATTTCTGAAAAGGAATACTTAGACCAAATCAAAGGTAAAACTGGAGTCTTATTTGGCCTAGCTTGTTTTATTGGCGCTTATGAGAGTGGTCTTAAAGTAACTAAGGCTCTAAAAGCTAAAAAGTTTGGTGAATACTTGGGCCAAGCTTTTCAACTAAGAGATGATATTTTAGACTATACAACTACTAGTTCTACTTTTAAAAAGCCAGTCTTATTAGATGTTAAAGATGGTATCTACTCTGGACCCTTAATTTTTGCCTTACAAAACGACTCTACAGGTCGCTTACATGAATTAGTTAAATTAGGAAAAGATTTGACTAAGGAACAATTACAAGAGATAGAAAAAATGGTTAATGATCTTGACGGGGTAAAACGAGCACAAAAGTTAGCTGATAAATATACTGATAAAGCTTTACGTAATTTGCAAAAGCATTGGCCAAACAACAAAACTCGCCAGCAGCTTGAAGAGCTAACAGATATTTTATTAAAAAGAAGTTATTAA
- the nusG gene encoding transcription termination/antitermination protein NusG: protein MVETSEKKWYVLHTYSGYEEKVKKDLLSRAQSMGMQNYIFRVIVPEEQKTETVRGKKQEVDEKVFPGYVLVEMVMTDESWYVVRNTPNVTGFVGSHGGGSKPSPLYDDEIERILASQGQPAKEPKADYEVGETVTIIDGAFSGMSGKITEINPEKDKLYVSIDMFGRETNAELDYNQVKEFDQ from the coding sequence ATGGTTGAAACCAGCGAAAAGAAATGGTACGTTTTACACACTTATTCTGGCTACGAAGAAAAGGTTAAGAAAGATTTACTTTCAAGAGCCCAATCAATGGGTATGCAAAATTATATCTTTCGAGTAATTGTTCCTGAAGAACAAAAGACTGAAACTGTTCGTGGTAAGAAACAAGAAGTAGATGAAAAGGTATTTCCAGGTTACGTTTTAGTAGAAATGGTAATGACTGATGAAAGTTGGTATGTTGTCAGAAATACGCCAAACGTTACTGGATTTGTTGGCAGTCACGGTGGTGGATCAAAGCCATCTCCTTTATACGATGACGAAATTGAAAGAATTCTTGCTTCTCAAGGCCAACCAGCTAAAGAACCTAAAGCTGACTATGAAGTTGGTGAAACAGTAACTATTATTGATGGTGCATTTAGTGGCATGAGTGGTAAGATTACTGAAATTAACCCAGAAAAAGATAAACTTTATGTTTCTATTGATATGTTCGGCAGAGAAACAAATGCTGAACTTGACTATAACCAAGTAAAAGAATTTGACCAATAA
- the rlmB gene encoding 23S rRNA (guanosine(2251)-2'-O)-methyltransferase RlmB: MSSNNDEFVYGRHAGIDFLKTQDANLINKVFLQNGVQEEFANQVYQLARKKNLVVQNAPKNKLDQMVNHENHQGLVLTVAPFEYADLDELLDKFDQEGKEPFILMLDSIEDPHNLGSILRTCDATGVNAVIIPKRRASGLTSVVAKTSTGAIDYVPVARVNNLVQTTKMLKKRGYWIFGTAMEGEDYRKWNAKGKTVLVIGNEGKGISPLLLKQMDQTLTIPMVGHVQSLNASVATGVLLYGMFNSRHPEK, from the coding sequence ATGAGTTCAAATAATGATGAATTTGTATATGGACGTCATGCTGGCATTGATTTTTTAAAAACACAGGATGCTAACTTAATTAATAAAGTATTTTTACAAAATGGTGTTCAGGAAGAATTTGCTAACCAAGTTTATCAATTAGCACGTAAAAAAAATCTAGTTGTTCAAAATGCTCCTAAAAATAAGTTGGATCAAATGGTTAACCATGAAAATCACCAAGGTTTGGTTTTAACTGTAGCTCCATTTGAATATGCTGATTTAGATGAACTATTAGATAAGTTTGACCAAGAAGGAAAAGAACCATTTATCTTAATGCTTGATTCAATTGAAGATCCCCATAACCTAGGTTCGATCTTAAGAACTTGTGATGCGACTGGCGTGAATGCAGTCATTATTCCAAAAAGAAGAGCAAGTGGTTTAACTTCTGTTGTTGCCAAAACTTCAACGGGTGCAATTGATTATGTGCCAGTAGCTCGAGTTAATAACTTAGTTCAAACTACTAAGATGCTGAAAAAGCGTGGTTACTGGATTTTTGGTACTGCCATGGAAGGTGAAGATTATCGTAAGTGGAATGCCAAAGGAAAGACAGTGCTTGTGATTGGTAATGAAGGTAAGGGAATTTCTCCATTATTGTTAAAGCAAATGGATCAAACTTTAACCATCCCAATGGTTGGACATGTTCAATCATTAAATGCTAGTGTTGCAACTGGTGTTTTGCTTTATGGGATGTTCAATAGTCGTCATCCTGAAAAATAA
- the rpmG gene encoding 50S ribosomal protein L33, translated as MAVKKAALACTVCGSRNYSIAASKNRTQRLELKKFCKHCGKQTLHKETR; from the coding sequence ATGGCAGTAAAGAAAGCAGCTCTTGCATGTACTGTATGTGGTTCTCGCAATTATTCTATTGCAGCAAGCAAGAATAGAACGCAAAGACTTGAACTTAAGAAGTTTTGCAAGCATTGCGGAAAGCAAACTTTGCACAAGGAAACGAGGTAG
- a CDS encoding sigma-70 family RNA polymerase sigma factor, whose amino-acid sequence MERLNEIYLIRRVKEEQDMDALHELVERYRPLINGAKLNFFIRNFDHDDWEQEALIMCYQSCCTYDEKRANSFGAYYRTKFYNHLRSLLRYELAQKRTSFTKAISYDNVVHKNLIKEEVEEMHITPRKEMYQKFINKLSEKEVIALKVFLGELTIEEASKKTNYSRYQLLQAKARCKAKMRKELF is encoded by the coding sequence ATGGAAAGATTGAATGAAATTTATTTGATTCGACGTGTAAAAGAAGAGCAAGATATGGATGCTTTGCATGAACTAGTAGAGCGGTATCGGCCTTTAATCAATGGAGCGAAGCTAAATTTTTTCATTCGTAATTTTGATCATGATGACTGGGAACAAGAAGCATTAATCATGTGTTATCAAAGTTGCTGTACCTACGATGAGAAACGAGCAAATAGTTTTGGGGCGTATTATCGGACAAAATTTTATAATCATCTCCGATCGCTCTTAAGGTATGAATTAGCCCAGAAGAGAACATCGTTTACTAAAGCTATTTCCTATGACAATGTGGTGCATAAAAATTTGATTAAAGAAGAAGTTGAAGAGATGCACATCACACCTAGAAAGGAAATGTATCAAAAATTTATTAACAAGTTGTCAGAAAAAGAGGTAATTGCTCTCAAAGTTTTTCTGGGAGAATTAACGATTGAAGAAGCGAGCAAGAAGACAAATTATAGTCGTTATCAATTACTACAAGCAAAAGCTCGGTGTAAGGCAAAAATGCGGAAAGAATTGTTTTAA
- the cysS gene encoding cysteine--tRNA ligase, with translation MKVFNTLTRKKEEFKPLVAGKVSMYVCGPTVYNYIHIGNARSVIAFDTIRRYFEYRGYDVNYVSNFTDVDDKMINEARKEHTTVEKLAERYIKAFMEDTEALNIEPATLHPRATHEIKEIIDFVQDLIDKGFAYEVDGDVYYRARKFPNYGQLSDQNIAELEEGASEHINEEEQSKKEDPIDFALWKAQKEEDEIAWDSPWGKGRPGWHIECSVMSTKYLGDTIDIHGGGQDLEFPHHENEIAQSEAKTGKKFVNYWMHNGFVTVGNKQEKMSKSLHNFVTVHDILKQIDPQVLRFYMSSVQYRRPINYSEDGLKQAETVLKRYQNTLRNLDARLNDENETLEDNGLRDDLTQAKAEFIEAMDDDFNVQNALSIMYDLATTLNNHLQKDQVDKPALKRAKKLLIAWLEIFGVSFKEEQAENDDEIEKLIAQRDEARKNKDWAESDRLRDELQAKGIVIEDTPQGTRWHRA, from the coding sequence ATGAAGGTCTTTAATACTTTAACTCGAAAAAAAGAAGAGTTTAAGCCATTAGTAGCTGGAAAAGTAAGCATGTACGTTTGTGGACCAACTGTTTATAATTATATTCATATTGGAAATGCCCGCAGTGTGATTGCATTTGATACAATTCGTCGATATTTTGAGTATCGAGGCTATGATGTGAATTATGTTTCTAACTTCACCGATGTTGACGATAAGATGATTAATGAGGCACGTAAAGAACATACAACTGTCGAAAAGCTTGCTGAGCGCTACATTAAGGCTTTTATGGAAGATACCGAAGCATTAAATATTGAGCCAGCTACTCTTCATCCACGCGCAACTCATGAAATTAAAGAAATTATTGACTTTGTTCAAGATTTAATTGATAAAGGCTTTGCTTATGAAGTTGATGGGGACGTATATTACCGTGCTAGAAAATTCCCTAACTATGGTCAACTAAGCGATCAAAATATTGCTGAACTTGAAGAAGGTGCTTCTGAGCATATTAATGAAGAAGAACAAAGTAAGAAAGAAGATCCAATTGACTTTGCCTTATGGAAGGCTCAAAAAGAAGAGGATGAAATTGCTTGGGATTCTCCATGGGGAAAGGGGCGTCCAGGCTGGCATATTGAATGTTCAGTAATGTCAACTAAGTACTTAGGCGATACTATTGATATTCATGGTGGTGGCCAAGATTTGGAATTTCCACACCATGAAAATGAGATTGCTCAAAGTGAAGCTAAGACCGGTAAAAAATTTGTTAATTACTGGATGCACAATGGTTTTGTGACAGTAGGTAATAAACAAGAAAAAATGTCAAAATCACTCCATAACTTTGTGACTGTGCATGATATTCTAAAGCAAATTGATCCACAAGTTTTACGTTTTTACATGTCTAGTGTTCAATATCGTCGCCCAATTAACTATTCTGAAGATGGCTTAAAACAAGCTGAAACTGTTCTTAAACGCTACCAAAATACTTTGCGTAATCTTGATGCTAGACTAAATGATGAAAATGAGACGCTTGAAGATAATGGCTTAAGGGATGATTTAACACAAGCAAAAGCTGAATTTATTGAGGCCATGGATGATGATTTTAATGTTCAAAATGCTTTGAGTATTATGTACGATTTGGCTACAACTTTAAATAATCACTTGCAAAAAGATCAAGTGGATAAGCCAGCTTTAAAGCGTGCTAAAAAATTATTGATTGCTTGGCTCGAAATTTTTGGAGTTAGCTTTAAGGAAGAGCAAGCTGAAAATGATGATGAAATTGAAAAATTAATTGCTCAACGCGATGAAGCACGTAAAAATAAGGATTGGGCTGAAAGTGACCGCTTAAGAGATGAGTTACAGGCTAAAGGCATTGTAATTGAAGATACTCCACAAGGAACGAGGTGGCACCGTGCTTAA
- the gltX gene encoding glutamate--tRNA ligase: MAKQKIRVRYAPSPTGHLHIGNARTALFNYLFARHNKGTMVLRIEDTDQKRNVEGGSKSQMENLHWLGIDWDEGPDKGGDFGPYRQSERKDIYNKYIQQLIDEGKAYYSYKTEEELEAQREEQRAMGIAPHYTYEYEGMTADEIKEAQAAAEAKGLKPVVRIHIPENRTYAWEDMVKGKVSFESDTIGGDFVIQKRDGMPTYNFAVVIDDHLMEITHVLRGDDHVANTPKQLVVYEALGWEPPKFGHMTLIINSETGKKLSKRDESVLQFIEQYRDLGYLPDAMFNFITLLGWSPVGESEIFSQRELIKSFDPKRLSKSPAAFDQKKLEWINNQYVKKADRDLLLDLALNNLQEAGLVDKAISPEKMEWVRQLVNIYAVQMSYTKQIVDIAKIFFEEAPELSDAEIEEIKKDDARPVIEEFKKQLNAVPRFTAVQAMNAIQATRRETGVKGRKLFMPIRIAATRSMVGPGIGEAIELMGKEKVNKYIDLTLKQLSDLGL, translated from the coding sequence TTGGCAAAACAAAAAATCCGCGTTCGTTACGCACCAAGTCCAACAGGTCACTTGCACATTGGTAACGCACGTACTGCATTATTTAACTATCTATTTGCACGTCACAATAAAGGGACAATGGTCTTAAGAATTGAAGATACGGACCAAAAACGTAACGTTGAAGGTGGTTCTAAGTCCCAAATGGAAAACTTGCACTGGTTAGGTATTGACTGGGATGAAGGTCCTGATAAGGGTGGCGACTTTGGCCCTTACCGCCAATCAGAGCGTAAAGATATTTACAATAAATATATTCAACAATTAATTGATGAAGGTAAAGCTTACTATTCATACAAGACTGAGGAAGAACTTGAAGCACAACGTGAAGAACAACGTGCAATGGGAATTGCTCCTCACTACACTTATGAATATGAAGGCATGACCGCTGATGAAATTAAAGAAGCTCAAGCAGCTGCAGAAGCAAAAGGCTTAAAGCCAGTTGTTCGTATCCACATTCCTGAAAATAGAACTTATGCTTGGGAAGATATGGTTAAGGGTAAGGTATCATTTGAATCAGATACTATCGGTGGTGACTTCGTTATTCAAAAACGTGATGGTATGCCAACCTACAACTTTGCCGTTGTAATTGATGACCACCTAATGGAAATTACTCACGTTCTTAGAGGGGACGACCACGTAGCTAACACTCCTAAGCAATTAGTTGTTTATGAAGCACTTGGCTGGGAACCACCTAAGTTTGGTCACATGACTTTGATCATTAACTCTGAAACTGGTAAAAAACTTTCTAAGCGTGATGAATCAGTTCTTCAATTTATTGAACAATACCGTGACCTTGGTTACTTACCAGACGCAATGTTCAACTTTATTACCTTACTTGGTTGGTCTCCTGTTGGTGAAAGTGAAATTTTCTCACAAAGAGAATTAATTAAGTCATTTGATCCTAAGCGTTTATCTAAGTCACCAGCTGCCTTTGACCAGAAGAAACTTGAATGGATTAACAACCAATACGTTAAGAAGGCAGACCGTGATCTTTTATTAGATCTTGCTTTGAATAACTTACAAGAAGCAGGTTTAGTTGATAAAGCAATTTCACCAGAAAAGATGGAATGGGTTCGTCAATTAGTAAATATTTACGCCGTACAAATGTCTTATACTAAGCAAATTGTAGATATTGCTAAGATCTTCTTTGAAGAAGCTCCAGAATTATCTGATGCGGAAATTGAAGAAATCAAGAAAGACGATGCTCGTCCTGTAATTGAAGAATTCAAGAAGCAATTAAATGCTGTTCCTCGCTTTACTGCTGTACAAGCTATGAACGCAATTCAAGCTACTCGTCGTGAAACTGGGGTAAAGGGTAGAAAATTATTTATGCCAATTAGAATTGCTGCTACTCGTTCAATGGTTGGACCTGGTATTGGTGAAGCTATTGAGTTAATGGGTAAGGAAAAAGTTAACAAGTACATTGACTTAACTTTAAAGCAATTAAGTGATTTAGGTCTTTAA